In Staphylococcus saccharolyticus, one genomic interval encodes:
- a CDS encoding sugar porter family MFS transporter: MKANKYLIFILGALGGLLYGYDNGVISGALLFIHKDIPLNSTTEGIVVSSMLIGAIIGAGSSGPLADKLGRRRLVMLIAIVFTIGALILAASTNLALLIIGRLIIGLAVGGSMSTVPVYLSEMAPTEYRGSLGSLNQLMITIGILAAYLVNYAFADIEGWRWMLGLAVVPSVILLVGIYFMPESPRWLLENRSEEAARKVMKITYEDHEIEKELKEMKEINAIAESTWTVIKSPWLGRILVVGCIFAIFQQFIGINAVIFYSSSIFAKAGLGEAASILGSVGIGTINVLVTIVALFVVDKIDRKKLLVGGNIGMIASLLIMAILIWTIGIASSAWIIIVCLSLFIMFFGISWGPVLWVMLPELFPMRARGAATGISALVLNIGTLIVSLFFPILSDALSTEWVFLIFAFIGVLAMLFVIKFLPETRGRSLEEIEYELRERTGAKTE, translated from the coding sequence ATGAAAGCAAATAAATATTTAATTTTTATATTGGGAGCGTTAGGTGGCTTATTATATGGCTACGATAACGGTGTAATTTCCGGTGCTTTACTATTTATACATAAGGATATACCTCTCAATAGTACAACTGAAGGTATTGTCGTTTCTTCAATGTTGATAGGGGCAATTATTGGTGCCGGAAGCAGTGGTCCACTTGCAGATAAACTTGGACGTCGACGCCTCGTCATGCTCATAGCCATTGTCTTTACTATTGGAGCGTTAATTCTTGCAGCTTCGACGAATTTGGCATTATTAATTATTGGACGTTTGATTATTGGTTTAGCGGTTGGTGGATCAATGTCTACTGTACCAGTTTATCTAAGTGAAATGGCACCTACGGAGTATCGTGGTTCATTAGGATCACTTAACCAATTGATGATCACAATAGGTATCTTAGCAGCATACTTAGTGAACTACGCTTTTGCAGATATTGAAGGTTGGCGTTGGATGCTTGGTTTAGCAGTTGTTCCATCAGTCATTTTACTGGTTGGAATATACTTTATGCCTGAGAGCCCAAGATGGTTGCTTGAGAATAGAAGCGAAGAAGCGGCTCGTAAAGTAATGAAGATTACATACGAAGATCATGAAATTGAAAAAGAACTTAAAGAAATGAAAGAAATTAATGCGATTGCTGAATCAACATGGACAGTGATTAAATCGCCTTGGTTAGGAAGAATACTAGTCGTTGGTTGTATCTTTGCTATATTCCAACAATTTATTGGTATCAATGCGGTTATCTTTTACTCGTCTTCAATCTTTGCCAAAGCAGGTTTAGGAGAGGCAGCATCTATTTTAGGATCAGTCGGTATAGGTACAATCAATGTACTTGTTACAATCGTTGCGCTATTTGTAGTAGATAAAATTGACCGTAAAAAGTTACTAGTTGGCGGTAATATTGGTATGATTGCTTCATTATTAATCATGGCAATTTTAATTTGGACAATCGGAATTGCTTCATCAGCATGGATTATAATTGTATGTTTATCATTATTTATTATGTTCTTTGGAATTTCATGGGGACCAGTACTATGGGTTATGTTACCGGAATTATTCCCTATGCGTGCACGTGGCGCTGCAACAGGTATCTCAGCACTAGTACTTAACATTGGTACACTAATTGTTTCACTATTTTTCCCAATTTTAAGTGATGCCTTAAGTACAGAATGGGTCTTCTTAATATTCGCATTCATCGGTGTATTAGCGATGTTATTCGTAATTAAGTTCTTACCAGAAACGCGTGGACGTAGCTTAGAAGAAATTGAATACGAGTTACGTGAACGTACAGGTGCTAAAACTGAATAA
- the lip gene encoding YSIRK-targeted triacylglycerol lipase produces the protein MKNRKNSYSIRKLSVGASSIVVASMLFIGGSSAYAAESNHQGTQDNSEVSTSQSIGEQQNNQTDKQSETDDTQNNTLETKDNTSTIHNTDDQQQVTPKTDATSNDENQVDSKSNESQASTTEKDQRNDNQNKAVQEPTSQDNNAQEEESSQTTHQEDANSLDQPQKDEKTTSEQPQTNESSLRTTTTNQDQTHVKDLTNTQKEDKTTEQPQTSKDIKTHQKDTQNDKEETQKVAEVTHRSDKNATQSSEDVTSEQSTEQHVTAEDTDATQDSPVKGFNKEEQATISDKDLNVNQLDEGNQTKELPKNDNDDSKKGINALTENAQATTRNNTTVKASKEDKDQTNKVAPQTQYKNHDPIILVHGFNGYASGTGPLIGKANYWGGDRLNIIKEARAKGYNVMEASVGAFGSNYDRAVELYYYIKGGTVDYGAAHAAKYGHERYGKTYAGAYKDWIPGQKIHLIGHSMGGQTIRYLEELLRHGSPEEVEYQKEHGGDISPLYKGGQDNMISSITTIATPHNGTHAADLFGNEALVRQIAYDYARAKGNKLSHVDVGLRQWGLKQRDDETLAQYIHRVKQSKLWKTKDNGFYDLTTEGTDILNHTTSLNPNIVYKTYQGESTRPAIDGTQKADINMNIGYTLTADAIGKLDDTAWRENDGLVSVISGQHPFNQAYTPATDQIQKGIWQVTPVKHNWDHGDFVGTDTSEVRISKKDLEEFWDNMFEDMVRNEQVTDK, from the coding sequence ATGAAAAACAGAAAGAATTCTTATAGTATTCGTAAGTTAAGTGTTGGTGCGTCTTCAATCGTTGTTGCATCAATGTTATTTATTGGGGGGAGTTCAGCGTATGCTGCTGAATCAAATCATCAAGGGACTCAGGATAATTCTGAGGTAAGCACATCACAATCTATTGGGGAGCAACAAAATAATCAAACAGATAAACAATCTGAGACAGACGATACTCAAAATAATACGCTAGAAACAAAAGATAATACTTCAACTATACATAATACTGACGACCAACAACAAGTAACACCTAAAACAGATGCAACTTCTAATGATGAAAATCAAGTAGACAGTAAGTCTAATGAATCTCAAGCATCTACGACAGAAAAAGATCAACGCAATGATAATCAAAATAAAGCAGTACAAGAACCTACTAGTCAAGATAACAATGCTCAAGAAGAGGAATCTTCACAGACAACTCATCAGGAAGATGCAAATAGTTTAGACCAACCTCAAAAAGATGAAAAAACAACTTCAGAACAACCACAAACTAATGAGTCATCTTTACGAACAACAACAACGAATCAAGACCAGACACATGTGAAAGATTTAACAAATACTCAAAAAGAAGACAAAACTACTGAACAACCACAAACATCTAAAGATATTAAAACGCATCAAAAAGATACTCAAAATGATAAAGAAGAAACTCAAAAAGTTGCAGAAGTCACTCATCGAAGTGATAAAAACGCAACTCAATCCAGCGAAGATGTAACTTCAGAGCAATCTACAGAACAACATGTAACTGCTGAAGATACTGATGCGACACAAGATAGTCCAGTTAAAGGATTTAATAAAGAAGAACAAGCAACTATATCTGATAAAGACCTTAATGTAAATCAATTAGATGAAGGTAACCAAACTAAAGAATTACCTAAAAATGATAACGATGATTCTAAAAAAGGTATCAATGCTTTAACTGAAAATGCACAAGCAACAACAAGAAATAACACAACAGTAAAAGCATCAAAAGAAGATAAAGATCAAACAAATAAAGTAGCACCACAAACTCAATATAAAAACCATGACCCTATTATTCTTGTACATGGCTTTAATGGTTATGCATCGGGTACTGGTCCATTAATAGGTAAAGCCAACTACTGGGGTGGCGATCGTCTTAATATTATAAAAGAAGCGAGAGCTAAAGGTTATAACGTTATGGAAGCAAGTGTAGGTGCATTTGGTAGTAACTATGATAGAGCTGTAGAGTTATACTACTACATTAAAGGTGGTACAGTTGACTATGGTGCAGCACATGCAGCGAAATATGGTCATGAACGTTATGGTAAAACATATGCTGGAGCTTATAAAGATTGGATACCGGGACAAAAAATTCATTTAATCGGTCACAGTATGGGTGGCCAAACGATTCGTTATCTTGAAGAATTATTGCGTCATGGCAGTCCTGAAGAAGTGGAATATCAAAAAGAACATGGTGGCGACATTTCTCCTTTATATAAAGGAGGACAAGATAATATGATTTCATCTATTACTACTATCGCAACACCACATAATGGCACACACGCTGCTGATTTATTTGGTAATGAAGCATTAGTTAGACAAATTGCTTATGATTATGCGAGAGCTAAAGGTAATAAGTTGTCACATGTTGACGTTGGTTTGAGACAATGGGGTCTTAAACAAAGAGATGATGAAACATTAGCTCAATATATCCACCGCGTTAAACAAAGTAAATTATGGAAAACCAAAGACAATGGTTTCTATGATTTAACGACTGAAGGTACTGATATCTTAAATCATACTACTTCATTAAATCCTAATATTGTTTACAAAACGTATCAAGGTGAATCAACAAGACCAGCAATTGACGGTACTCAAAAAGCTGATATTAATATGAATATTGGCTACACATTGACTGCTGATGCTATTGGTAAATTAGATGATACAGCTTGGAGAGAAAATGATGGTCTTGTATCAGTTATCTCAGGACAACATCCATTTAACCAAGCTTATACACCTGCTACAGATCAAATTCAAAAAGGAATTTGGCAAGTGACACCAGTTAAACATAATTGGGACCATGGTGACTTCGTTGGTACAGATACTTCTGAAGTTCGTATCTCTAAAAAAGATTTAGAAGAATTCTGGGACAACATGTTTGAAGATATGGTAAGAAATGAGCAAGTGACTGACAAATAA